In Pan troglodytes isolate AG18354 chromosome 5, NHGRI_mPanTro3-v2.0_pri, whole genome shotgun sequence, the sequence GAAAATGCACACAATTACTTATAATCATGTCTAATGTCTTTGAAACATGAATGTGATCATACCGTATTTATGTATTATGCCGTGGTTTGCTTTTTTTACTTAACAATTTGtcttggagatctttccatgtcaatacatataaatttacctcaatttttaaaaaattatttcattattctaCTATCTGCAAAATGTTTTTTGGTATATGtggctttaatttatttttcattttaacaagtttaTAGCTTTACAATAACAATTAGTTATTGttagcattattattataatttaatttttctaactttttaccAGTATGGACAATGCTGTTGTTAATATCTTAGTACCTGAATCATTGTGTTTATCAGTGAATATTCCTGTAGAGCAAATTCCTAGAGTGAGAGTTACTAGGTCAGAGAGTAtgtgtattaatattttcaaatatgctgTCAAATTGTCCTCCAAGAGAGGCAGTCTCAATTTACATTCACTCCAACCAATATAATCTGATTGCAATATTTCAGAGCCTAAATAAATCATTCATACTGCAGTGTGATTTAATGGGCTAACTAAAATTTCCATCTTCTCTCTTTTGACTGGAATTTTATTGAGTGAGTTTGATAGCACTGATTATATAGCATATCAGCTTAAAATTCCAATTTATAATCTTAAACATATGAttaaagagaatagaaaaagtaTTCACAAATTTTTAGACCAAGTTTTTCAACATGTAAAGTATAggagagatgaaaagaaaattcagCCTTGGCAGTGTAAAGAATCTGCATTGGACTACTCCCAGTCTTTTGTTTTATAGATGGGATGCTCAAAGAAACACGCTGACCTCCCCAGTAACAAAGTCTCAAGAAAAGTCTACTTCAattcttttgtgtctgtgtgtgtgtgtgtattagtgtTTTAAATTCAAGATCCTAGATATTTTAgacttacatataataaaattacatCAATATTGTTGGGTATAACATTTTTATGTAATCAAAATGGAAGTGAAATTTAATTGCTTTCAATTAAAATTCCTTTCTAGATAATCTCTAAATTTCTTCATCAATACAATTTAGATATTGTAGTTCCCAATTCATAGGCTTTGGGGGTGGattaaattatataacacattAAAAACCTTTAGCACAGTGTCTAGAATTTAGTAAGCTCTCAGTGAATTGAACctgtttattatttctgttattacCATTTTAATTCTCTTAAAAGTATGTTAAAGTATGTTTAGTCCTTCTGTAtatagaatattttgtttttagcatGATTAAGGTAACAGAGGGGCATGATGCTGGCTTCTATATTCCAGAAGATCCAAATGAAAACTTTTCTGGTGttaaatgtgtatttattatctaggaaactttttaaaagaacataaatcATCAGTATCACCAACTAACTATTTTTGAAAACTCAGTGTTTTTACCACTGTacttagaatatataaaaatttaagtatGGAAAAcatacttaaataaaaattaactttactAAAATTGTTATTGTTTAACTGGCTTATAATCTTATGAATTTGGTtatgagaagaatgaaataaaagaaactaaTTCATTAAAGTATAGGTTGATAGAGGTCAGAAGACATGTACACTATTAAAGAGACTTACTAGTTCTGTGACTGATCAAAGTTTCCTAACTCCTCTCTTGGTATTTTGGGGCTAGTCCTGTGGAGTGAGTAAACAATACCCAAATGTTTATTTAGATTGTGTAGAATCAGTCAGAACAAAATGAGGCCTTCTTTGGGAAGGTTGGTTCCAGGATCTGCCCCTCTTACCTTCAGGAGGTACAGGGTAGGCAGATTGCTTCCATCAATATGCTCTGGATCCTTTGCTTGTCAGCTCTCTGTGGTTCTCTAATAACCTTTCTgcccacccacctccccaccaccagCTGGCTGTGATCCAGCACTTCCATGTGTTCAGTTGATTGGCacacaattttaattaaataacaaGTATTAAAACAtactagaataaaaaataatagagctGAGGGATGTTATTAGTATCATTTCTGGATTTTAGTTGGACTGTACCAAGGTTTAAAATgatctcttcaaagaatcagttatttttccttcagtttagttcctgtaatttttttcaatCTGTGACTTTTCTTTagcccctctgcctcccatttGGAAACTTTATTAATCCTTTTTTTAGTCCGTTTTTCCCAGGAATTTTTATGAAATTCCTTTTCTGTATTCGTACCTTCTTCCTGCCCAAAGCTTGCACTTctttctctactcttttctctgtccCTGATACTGCTTTACGTACTATCTTTCAACAATTCCTTCCCCTTCAGAAGCTTACAGATCACTGTCAAAATTATCCTTAATGCCCCCATCAGACCCTCAGAATGTGGATTTGAGTTTACATATAAATTCTTATTAAGTTAAAATGTTCAAGTACTGTGAAGAATCctaagatacatttttttccattatacTTTTAGACAAGCAAATCTGGATCTTCCTCTGTGGTATCGCCCCTCTTCCCAATTTTTTTCATCACTCTCAGGATCGAGGGGGAATATATAACTgatgaatattttcatttacaccattggaatattatttaaaaattaatgtctaTATTTTAACCTAGTGGTTGTCCGCTGTGCTCAGCTCCATTATTGCTGatatcatttgaaaatataatctgCTTATTCAGTTGTTTGGatcaaaaaatgcaaacatttttaaTGGTCATAGCAGATCTAAATTCTGATTTCtgaattagttttcattttttgatgaaATCCTCAGAAATTTGGGTATGTTTTGATTAACTTATTAACTAGTGTAGGTGTTtggacttgatttttaaaaactcatgtaATTACCTCAGAATATAATTAAATAGTTCTAAAGGTCTaaacaatttgtttttatttatttaaccatcATAAGTGCCTCTATTCTATCCATTGTTgccattctttcatttaaaatcttttcttttttttgagacagagtctcgctctgtcgcccaggctggagtgcagtggtgcaatcccagctccctgcaaactccgcctcctgggttcacgccattctcctgcctcagcctcccaagtagctgggactacaggcccccgccaccatgcccggctaattttttgttatttttagcagagacagggtttcaccatgttagccaagatggtctcgatctcctgacctcgtgatctgcccgcctcggcctcccaaagtgctgggattacaggcgtgagccaccgcgtcaggCCTTAAAATCTTAAATTATAAATCTTATTTTGATAGTGTCTCAAAAATGTTGACTTTGATTTGATTGTTAATTATCTTCTATCTTTAAACGCTccttaaataagaaataatacttGTAGAATATGCTAGCTCATTAGAAttacagtatttataaaatgattttatgaAGAACTTGATAACCGTCTAAGATTAAACtgaacatttttgtttattttatctttgtttgttAAAACAGAGTctagccctgttgcccaggctggaatgcagtgaagcaatcttggctcactgcagcctctgcctccctggatcaagcagttctcctgccccagcctcctgagtagctggaactacaggtgtgccccgccacgcctggctaattttttgtatttttagtagagacagggttttgccatgttggccaggctggtctcaaactcctgacctcaagtgatctgtccacctcagcctcccagaagtgctgggattacaggcatgagccactgcacttggcctttttttatcttatttgtaaTGCATGAGAAAATATCCTTTGTGCCATTGGTTCAACATTTAATAAAGTACTTAgcatgaataattttattttttatgttggaCTATGGGAATATATAATAAAGTATGAGTATAGTTTTCTTTGTATGGTCTTTTGTTTGTGTGAGACTATGTCCTTATATTTCTTAAGCATATAGCTAAAAATGGACACACATGATATTTTTATGCTCACATCACAATGTAAAATTCATTCCAACTACAAAGGCAAACTGATGTGGAACAGTGTGGAGGGTGAACAAAGGGGACTAAAATCATGTATAGCTTGTATGGAGTATATAGTTGTGGTATAATTTGTGAGCTGCAAGGTAGCTGAACATTTCTATTTTGGTGTCAGTCCCTTGGGAAGGAAGGGGTTTCATAATGGAGAGTGATCTGTACTCTTAGTAAGAGTGATTGACACTGAATGATTAAATAGAAGAGAATATAAATACCACTCCTCCCCCTTTTAAGGCTAAGCACATAGACACTAAATGCAAATCTTTTCAATGTGGAAGAAAGTCTGGCCTAATGATAGCACATATCAGGAAAGCCAAGGGGGTGAATTAACTATGCAGATCAAAATGTAAGGAAACCAAAATTATATAGCAtccttaaaaataacttttatagcCCAAATCTAAAGGTAAATGCACAGATAGAGGGTAATTGAAGATCCCATTTGTGAAAGTAGAATACTGACATCAGGCTCCTGGTCAATGAGTGGGCAAAATGGTTCCCTGAATTGGATAACACAGTGCATACCACGGTGACTGATAAAATTGATGTGTCTGCAGGAGAGCCAGCCCTATTACTGAAGCCTTTaacctattttctgtctctttgaaaaTGAGCTCCTGAGTGGAAGTTATCCTCAAGGAAGTGAATTtaattcaaaagaagatattttataGATGGGCAACTTTAATTTAAGAATTCACTTACCTATTGTAGAGGAGAACTGTGtgggaaaatatattattataagtaatgtggttatatttttcaaatatgtcattttttagTGTTGTTATTTTGAGAACCTGAATTTTAAGCATTAGCAAgtaaactttattatttaatcTTACACTCTCTTAGAACATATGGCTGAAACAATATTGAATCTGCACTGTAATACTTTATTAAGATATGTAATTATACAATGAATAATTTAACTACAACATgtgatttcttgttttttttttctctttttgaaaatatgattcAGTCTGTCCTAAGATAAATACTTGTTAATCATTGCAAAGAATAAAAGCCCATCTTATAAATTCATTATTCTAAAGTATATAAGGTAATATTGCTAACTGGAGAAGCAGGCAATAGTTACCCTAatttttgccaattaaaaaattcACTGTTCAATTTATGCCAGGAGATAAAATACTAAATATCCTATATACACTGCTTAGTAGGTTGTTAGTACCTTAGTAGTTTGTCTATGAAATATAAGGTAGTATAAATTATTAAGTTTGATGttctcacacacatacaaatataagTCATCATAATTCACTTTTTGTTGTGAGTCTGGACTTAAGCCAATTTTCTCAGttaacactttttttgttgttgttgttggagatggagtctcactctgtcgccaggctggagtgcagtggcgcaatctcggcttactgcaacctccgcctcccaggttcaagcagttctgcctcagcctcccgagtagcttgggactacaagcgcgcgccaccatgcccagctaatttttgtatttttagtagaggcagagtttcaccatgttggccagaatggtctggatctcctgacctcataatccgcctgtctcggtctcccaaagtgctgggattacaagcgtgagccaccgccaccCAGCTAGttaaaacattttgttattattttttaaaaacattataacctggctgggtgcggtggctcacgtctgtaatcccagcactttgggaggaaggggcaggcggatcacttgaggtcaggagttcaagaacagcttggccaacatggtgaaaccctgtctctaccaaaaatacaaaaattagccgggcatggtggcacatgcctgtaatcctagctactcccgaggctgaggcaggagaatcgcccaaatccgggaggcagaggttgcagtgaaccgagatcactgcactccggcctgggcaacagagtgagattccatctcaaaaaatatatatatataacctgttGTTCTTTGTGCTTCATAAATGAGATTTATGGAGTCATAaatgtatttggaaaataaaatagaaagctcttaaaatatttcatttggaGACAAGTCATTAAACAAATTCtgtatttaaaatgagatttaaaacctttggtaaatataaatttttcttagtTTCTTCCACTAACggtttttttgttacttttaatataaaattttagaagaaaatctgATTGAACAAATATACCTCTGAAAAAATTTTCTTGCTTAGCTTTCCTTGCCAAGCTAAAAGCTGAACTTTCAAACATCTAATACAAAGCCATGTCCCCAGTGTGCATTCACATATTGTGGACggatttccatttattttaacttaaaagagATCACCCTAAAAGAAAGCTAATttcttacaaaaaagaaaagaaagttaacttTTCTCATCATTGAACTAGCATGAACCTTTATTAATTCAATCTAAGTATTtagaagctttctttttttagcaCTGTTCTGATTCAGACATTTACTCTATTGCTCTAAAATTACTTGGTAATTTGCCAGATATCATCCTGACTTTCTGACTAGACTCTGACTTTCTTATATATCAAATTTCACTGCATTACTTAATtttatacaaaggaaaaaattttttcCAGTTTAGCTGGTTTCTACAGTCAAAATAATTAACATTCAAAGAAgtgttaaacttttaaatttggtCTAAAATTTTGCCAGTTTCTGAATGAATTGCCACTTTGTATCATGCCAACAGCTGTATTTCTACACTCTTGTTTTTAAAACTggcttgttgttttttgttgaatATTCGCTGCCCTCTAGTGGGCTAAATGGTTCTTTTAAAATGACCAGATAGTGTCAAATTTAAAGGAATCCTTTCTACATGGAAGTGATTAAATATTCTTACATGTTTTAATACTCTTGTTTTTCACTGTGTTTAGTTGTGTCTCACACAACTAAGTTTTTAACCTCACCAGAACATTTTGGTGATGATAGTCTTTGAACCAACAGTGTAACCAGTATAAACAATGATAAATGCTTTTAAGAAGGCACATTAAAATAAGCTTATCTCATTGGTAGTTTgtgtgttttcacattttaaaatgtgtttttggaTACATGCTGCCTACTTCTAagatgttttcatcttttttccttgTAGATGCTACAACTGTGGTGGCCTTGATCATCATGCTAAGGAATGTAGTCTACCTCCTCAGCCAAAGAAGTGCCATTACTGTCAGAGCATCATGCACATGGTGGCAAACTGCCCACATAAAAATGTTGCACAGCCACCCGCGAGTTCTCAGGGAAGACAGGAAGCAGAATCCCAGCCATGCACTTCAACTCTCCCTCGAGAAGTGGGAGGCGGGCATGGCTGTACATCACCACCGTTTcctcaggaggctagggcagaGATCTCAGAACGGTCAGGCAGGTCACCTCAAGAAGCTTCCTCCACGAAGTCATCTACAGCACCAGAAGAGCAAAGCAAAAAGGGGCCTTCagttcaaaaaaggaaaaagacataaCAGGTCTTCTTCATATGTTCTTTCCTTTACCCGGTTGCAAAGTCTACCTCATGCAAGTATAGGGGAACAGTATTTCACAAGCAGTAGCTGACCTGGGATTTTAACTACTATTGGGGAACTGTGAATTTTTTAAACAGACAAATCACTCTAAGCAAATTACATTTGAGCAGGGTGTCATGTTTTATGTTAATTCAGAGAATAAGATACTATGTCTGTCaatatgtgcatgtgtgagagggagagagcctgagtctgtgtgtgtacatgagGATTTTTATATAGGAATGTAGACACATATATAAAGAGCCTTtgtctttatatatttgtgtatagatCAAAGCACACACCCTCTCTCATATAATTGGATATTTCCAAGAATTGAAAACCCATGTGAAGCATTATAGATAGTTTTAAATTTAACCCACTGGAGTTTTCTTGAAATACCActtcttttatattatataaaactaaaaacatgACTGTTACCTTTTGTGTGAACCAAAGGATACTTCAGATCTCAGAGCTGCCAATTATGGGGTACTAAAGGTTTTTAAGACATCCAGTTCTCCCGAATTTGGGATTGCCTCTTTTTCTTGAAATCTCTGTAGTAgtaattttttcccccttttttgaaGGCAGTACCTTAACTTCATATGCCTCTGACTGCCATAAGCTTTTTTGATTCTGGGATAACATAACTCCAGAAAAGACAATGAATGTGTAATTTGGGCCgatatttcactgttttaaaTTCTGTGTTTGATTGTAAAATTAGATGCCTATTAAGAGAAATGAAGGGGAGGATAATCTTAGTGGCTTGTTTTCAGTAGTATTTTAATATCAGCTTCTTGTAACCTTTTCCATGTTGTGAGGGTTGTAAGGGATTGTGTGGCAACagcagcttcccttggctaagtCAATCTTCTACCCATTGCTTAGAGCAGGGAGCCCTCCTTATTTACTACTGAAGACCTTAGAGAACTCCAATTGTTTGGCATATATTTTTGGTGGTGGTTTTTATTCCTCCTGGAGAGTTATCTAAtttgtttctaaaacaaacaagcagCAAAGAAATGAATACTGGGGTTGAGAATTAAAATTAAGTGGATGTTCACAGTTGCCCAATATATATGACCTGCAAATGATACGAAAAAGTGCAGCATTTAGTGGCAGTTAACAAGAGTGACAAGCCTGGGGCAGAGGTACCAAACCTCTCCCACCAGAGAGCTAGAAGTATTTTATACAGTAACTTTGATCTTATGGAAGTGATCTTCAATGCTTATTCTGAAGTAACCTATATGG encodes:
- the LIN28B gene encoding protein lin-28 homolog B isoform X4 — protein: MGFGFISMINREGSPLDIPVDVFVHQSKLFMEGFRSLKEGEPVEFTFKKSSKGLESIRVTGPGGSPCLGSERRPKGKTLQKRKPKGDRCYNCGGLDHHAKECSLPPQPKKCHYCQSIMHMVANCPHKNVAQPPASSQGRQEAESQPCTSTLPREVGGGHGCTSPPFPQEARAEISERSGRSPQEASSTKSSTAPEEQSKKGPSVQKRKKT